A segment of the Yersinia rochesterensis genome:
ATTTTTCACCGTTCAGGATTCTCAACTAAATTGCTTAAAATAATCTCTATTAAGCATAGGTTCAGCGCTTTATCTTGGTGCAGGGTTTCTTTGCTGGGTATGGAAGTGCTAATTTATTGAGTAAGGACGCCACATTTTTGGCATAATTCATCAGGTTGATTCGGCCTTTAGGAAAAAACGTGAAATATTTGCTGATTTTTTTATTAGTACTCGTGGTTTTTGTGATATCGATCACGTTAGGGGCAAATAACGATCAGGTCGTTACCTTCAATTATTTATTGGCTCAGGGCGAATATCGTGTATCGACCTTATTAGCGGCGCTTTTTGCTGCGGGTCTGGTGTTGGGATGGATTATTTGCGGGCTTTTTTATCTGCGAGTTCGGATTTTACTGGGCCGCGCCGAGCGGAAAATCAAACGTCTTGAATCGCAGCAAGAGCTACCGATTGAACCCAGCGCGACGGCATCTATACCTGCTGTCAGCAAGGAATAATTTTCTATGTTAGAAATGCTGTTTCTGCTGTTACCGGTCGCTGCCGCCTATGGTTGGTATATGGGGCGAAGAAGTGCTCAGCAGGATAGGCAGCAGGATGCTAACCGCCTGTCTCGTGAATATGTGGCCGGGGTTAACTTCCTTCTCTCAAACCAGCAAGACAAAGCGGTTGATCTGTTTCTTGAAATGCTGAAAGAAGACAGTTCAACAGTTGAAGCGCATCTGACGTTAGGCAATCTGTTCCGTTCTCGTGGTGAAGTTGACCGCGCTATCCGCATCCATCAGGCCTTGATGGAAAGCGCTTCCCTGACATTTGAACAGCGCTTGTTGGCGGTCCAGCAGTTGGGGCGCGATTACATGGCGGCGGGGCTATATGACAGAGCGGAAGATATGTTCAACCAATTGGTTGAAGAGAAAGATTTTCGCCTAGGTGCATTACAGCAGTTATTAGTTATCTATCAGGCTACCAGTGATTGGAACAATGCCATTGAAGTGGCAGAAAAGCTGGTCAAGATGGGCAAAGATAATCAGCGGTTGGAAATTGCGCATTTTTATTGTGAGTTAGCGCTGCAAGCCATGGGCAGTGATGACCTTGATAAGGCGATGAGCCTGTTGAAAAAAGCGGCTTCAGCCGATAAACAGTGCGCCAGAGTGTCCATCATGCAAGGCCGGGTCTATTTGGCCAAAGGTGAATACGCAAAAGCCGTCGAGGCGCTGGAGCGCGTGTTAGATCAAGACAAAGAAGTGGTCAGCGAAGCATTGCAGATGCTGAGTGAATGTTATCAGCACTTACAGCAACCCGAAGCATGGGCTAATTTTCTTAAACGCTGTGTTGAAGATAATACCGGCGCGATGGCTGAGTTAATGTTGGCCGAAATTCTTGAGCAGCATGAAGGCCGGGATGTAGCGCAAACCTATATTAATCGCCAGTTACAGCGCCATCCAACCATGCGAGTTTTCTATCGTTTAATGGATTATCACTTGGCCGATGCTGAAGACGGGCGAGCAAAAGAGAGCTTGCTGTTGTTGCGTGATATGGTCGGTGAGCAAATCCGCACCAAACCGCGTTATCGCTGCCACAAATGTGGTTTTACCGCACATTCGCTTTACTGGCATTGTCCATCTTGCCGTGCCTGGGCATCGATTAAGCCCATCAGAGGGCTAGATGGGCAATAAGTGAGATGGCTATAATTTGGATTAGCTATAAGTATCGGGTGAATTGAATCACCCGATGAATAGGTCGTGTATGACAATAATAATGGCTTACTTTTTCTTCTGCGGCGCTTTAACGCCATCTTTCAGCAATTGGCGCAATTTCTTCAATTCTTTCTGACTCAATGGCTGTTCTGACATTTCTTCCACACCTTGATTATCAATCTCGCTGTGATGCAACTTGGCTTCTTTACGGCTGCTTTTGCTACTTTTAACCTCAAGCTCAAAACTTTGTTCTAATCTTTCGCAGACTTCAGTGCTGAGAG
Coding sequences within it:
- a CDS encoding LapA family protein, whose amino-acid sequence is MKYLLIFLLVLVVFVISITLGANNDQVVTFNYLLAQGEYRVSTLLAALFAAGLVLGWIICGLFYLRVRILLGRAERKIKRLESQQELPIEPSATASIPAVSKE
- the lapB gene encoding lipopolysaccharide assembly protein LapB, with the translated sequence MLEMLFLLLPVAAAYGWYMGRRSAQQDRQQDANRLSREYVAGVNFLLSNQQDKAVDLFLEMLKEDSSTVEAHLTLGNLFRSRGEVDRAIRIHQALMESASLTFEQRLLAVQQLGRDYMAAGLYDRAEDMFNQLVEEKDFRLGALQQLLVIYQATSDWNNAIEVAEKLVKMGKDNQRLEIAHFYCELALQAMGSDDLDKAMSLLKKAASADKQCARVSIMQGRVYLAKGEYAKAVEALERVLDQDKEVVSEALQMLSECYQHLQQPEAWANFLKRCVEDNTGAMAELMLAEILEQHEGRDVAQTYINRQLQRHPTMRVFYRLMDYHLADAEDGRAKESLLLLRDMVGEQIRTKPRYRCHKCGFTAHSLYWHCPSCRAWASIKPIRGLDGQ